A single region of the Solwaraspora sp. WMMD791 genome encodes:
- a CDS encoding STAS domain-containing protein, whose translation MTTDTNAPQDAVLRLAGDLDFQTAALVHQQVDLALAARPAQLVLDLRGLTFIDSTGLAAIVYAWRVAQEQQATVRLHEVPAFLASVLDITGVGELLARPLPEAADPDASTA comes from the coding sequence GTGACCACGGACACGAACGCGCCGCAGGACGCCGTACTACGTCTCGCCGGCGACCTCGACTTCCAGACAGCCGCCCTGGTACACCAGCAGGTCGACCTGGCCCTCGCCGCACGACCGGCTCAGCTGGTCCTGGACCTGCGTGGGCTCACCTTCATCGACAGTACCGGCCTCGCGGCGATCGTGTACGCCTGGCGTGTCGCCCAGGAGCAGCAGGCGACAGTACGGTTGCACGAGGTTCCTGCCTTCCTCGCCAGCGTGCTGGACATCACCGGCGTCGGTGAGCTGCTGGCGCGGCCGCTGCCCGAGGCGGCCGACCCGGATGCCAGCACGGCGTGA